One Brassica napus cultivar Da-Ae chromosome C2, Da-Ae, whole genome shotgun sequence DNA window includes the following coding sequences:
- the LOC106396795 gene encoding NAD-dependent protein deacylase SRT2 isoform X2 encodes MFTMCQPLRSKANLVMLFKGYRRFVRTTCRVSIPGGSLGNELKAPPRFLRDKKIVPDADPPHKEDIHKLYQLFEQSKRLTILTGAGISTECGIPDYRSPNGAYSSGFKPITHQEFTRSSRSRRRYWARSYAGWRRFAAAQPGPAHTALASLERAGRIDCIITQNVDRLHHRAGSDPLELHGTVYTVMCLDCGFSFPRDLFQDQLKALNPKWAEALESIDHGEPGSEKTFGMKQRPDGDIEIDEKFWEDGFHIPVCEKCQGVLKPDVIFFGDNIPKERATQAMEAAKQSDAFLVLGSSLMTMSAFRLVRAAHEAGAMTAIVNIGVTRADDIVPLKISARVGEILPRVLDVGSLGVPAV; translated from the exons ATGTTCACCATGTGTCAACCACTTCGGTCTAAGGCAAACTTAGTGATGCTGTTTAAAGGATATAGACGGTTTGTGAGAACAACATGCCGAGTTTCAATCCCTGGAGGTTCTTTGGGAAACGAATTAAAAGCACCTCCAAGGTTTCTTAGGGATAAAAAAATAGTTCCTGATGCTGATCCTCCTCATAAAGAAGATATCCACAAGCTCTATCAACTTTTTGAGCAAAG TAAAAGACTCACCATCTTGACTGGAGCTGGGATTAGCACTGAATGTGGCATCCCTGATTACAGGAG TCCCAATGGAGCATATAGTTCTGGTTTCAAACCAATTACCCACCAG GAATTCACTAGATCAAGCCGATCTCGTAGGCGGTATTGGGCAAGGAGTTATGCTGGATGGAGACGGTTCGCTGCAGCACAGCCAGGTCCAGCTCATACTGCTTTAGCATCACTTGAGAGAGCTGGACGAATTGATTGTATCATAACGCAAAACGTTGACAG GTTGCATCATCGTGCTGGGAGTGATCCGCTTGAGTTACATGGGACAGTGTATACTGTTATGTGCTTAGATTGTGGCTTCTCTTTTCCTCGAGACTTGTTTCAGGATCAGCTAAAAGCTCTCAATCCTAAG TGGGCAGAGGCATTAGAAAGTATTGATCATGGAGAACCAGGATCAGAGAAGACCTTTGGCATGAAACAAAGGCCTGATGGTGATATTGAGATCGATGAGAAGTTTTGGGAAGATGGTTTTCATATACCAGTTTGCGAGAAGTGCCAAGGAGTACTAAAACCTGAT gtaATCTTCTTTGGAGACAACATCCCAAAGGAAAGAGCTACTCAAGCAATGGAAGCTGCGAAACAAAGTGATGCATTTCTAGTGCTGGGTTCGTCTTTGATGACAATGTCTGCTTTTCGTCTTGTCAG AGCGGCTCATGAAGCTGGTGCAATGACTGCAATTGTTAATATAGGTGTTACCAGAGCTGATGATATTGTTCCTTTGAAAATCAGTGCAAGGGTTGGTGAG ATATTACCCAGAGTTCTTGATGTGGGATCACTCGGTGTCCCAGCTGTAtag
- the LOC106396795 gene encoding NAD-dependent protein deacylase SRT2 isoform X1 — translation MFLLFSDMFTMCQPLRSKANLVMLFKGYRRFVRTTCRVSIPGGSLGNELKAPPRFLRDKKIVPDADPPHKEDIHKLYQLFEQSKRLTILTGAGISTECGIPDYRSPNGAYSSGFKPITHQEFTRSSRSRRRYWARSYAGWRRFAAAQPGPAHTALASLERAGRIDCIITQNVDRLHHRAGSDPLELHGTVYTVMCLDCGFSFPRDLFQDQLKALNPKWAEALESIDHGEPGSEKTFGMKQRPDGDIEIDEKFWEDGFHIPVCEKCQGVLKPDVIFFGDNIPKERATQAMEAAKQSDAFLVLGSSLMTMSAFRLVRAAHEAGAMTAIVNIGVTRADDIVPLKISARVGEILPRVLDVGSLGVPAV, via the exons ATGTTTCTCTTATTTTCAGACATGTTCACCATGTGTCAACCACTTCGGTCTAAGGCAAACTTAGTGATGCTGTTTAAAGGATATAGACGGTTTGTGAGAACAACATGCCGAGTTTCAATCCCTGGAGGTTCTTTGGGAAACGAATTAAAAGCACCTCCAAGGTTTCTTAGGGATAAAAAAATAGTTCCTGATGCTGATCCTCCTCATAAAGAAGATATCCACAAGCTCTATCAACTTTTTGAGCAAAG TAAAAGACTCACCATCTTGACTGGAGCTGGGATTAGCACTGAATGTGGCATCCCTGATTACAGGAG TCCCAATGGAGCATATAGTTCTGGTTTCAAACCAATTACCCACCAG GAATTCACTAGATCAAGCCGATCTCGTAGGCGGTATTGGGCAAGGAGTTATGCTGGATGGAGACGGTTCGCTGCAGCACAGCCAGGTCCAGCTCATACTGCTTTAGCATCACTTGAGAGAGCTGGACGAATTGATTGTATCATAACGCAAAACGTTGACAG GTTGCATCATCGTGCTGGGAGTGATCCGCTTGAGTTACATGGGACAGTGTATACTGTTATGTGCTTAGATTGTGGCTTCTCTTTTCCTCGAGACTTGTTTCAGGATCAGCTAAAAGCTCTCAATCCTAAG TGGGCAGAGGCATTAGAAAGTATTGATCATGGAGAACCAGGATCAGAGAAGACCTTTGGCATGAAACAAAGGCCTGATGGTGATATTGAGATCGATGAGAAGTTTTGGGAAGATGGTTTTCATATACCAGTTTGCGAGAAGTGCCAAGGAGTACTAAAACCTGAT gtaATCTTCTTTGGAGACAACATCCCAAAGGAAAGAGCTACTCAAGCAATGGAAGCTGCGAAACAAAGTGATGCATTTCTAGTGCTGGGTTCGTCTTTGATGACAATGTCTGCTTTTCGTCTTGTCAG AGCGGCTCATGAAGCTGGTGCAATGACTGCAATTGTTAATATAGGTGTTACCAGAGCTGATGATATTGTTCCTTTGAAAATCAGTGCAAGGGTTGGTGAG ATATTACCCAGAGTTCTTGATGTGGGATCACTCGGTGTCCCAGCTGTAtag
- the LOC106395347 gene encoding probable E3 ubiquitin-protein ligase ARI16 codes for MNYNGRRLYSVHTREEIREKMMKEVVQITEVFSLSLSDATVILVHLCWNLCKASDRLVDDKEKFLSELGLVGSSDEDLEVTGEGDDNLMSTSFCSHKFSRDCWRDYLSKTLKKKKKEDERVLLISCLTQDCHASVGPDTVEKLGEPVKKMYERYLLASFMESNKETIKRCPDCDDYAIKRHDEVPSEDFDVVCLCGHIFCWNCQLESHRPVTCNNASLWLNELLYKSRNLARTTKRIKHCPECYSLVENHDGVWKCTDCSVSQPSNDLALIRHMTLWETSDAALQRSKWDLEAVEEKIMDANCLRELDMKAIREAWMLTVQCRLVLKWSCVFGYFISDYHIAKKEYLDYLREKATANLSKHKETLHKVTDGIISGGGGIIAFREKLGDTTETTGNYFRFFVKTLEDGLCDVKVDAYEDVTTDYWFCDRCTFKNDSFDQECRMCVFSFESPPHVALCNVNSSASSHQQQQVTNVPNK; via the coding sequence ATGAACTACAATGGGCGAAGACTCTACTCCGTTCATACGAGAGAGGAGATTCGTGAGAAGATGATGAAGGAAGTAGTTCAGATCACGGAAGTGTTCTCTCTGTCGCTGTCTGATGCAACCGTGATCCTAGTCCATCTATGTTGGAACTTGTGCAAGGCTTCAGATCGTTTGGTAGACGACAAGGAGAAGTTTCTGTCGGAATTAGGTTTGGTTGGATCTTCTGATGAAGATCTTGAGGTGACCGGTGAAGGAGATGATAATCTCATGTCCACGTCTTTTTGCTCACATAAGTTCTCTAGAGATTGCTGGAGAGATTATCTCAGCAAAactctaaagaagaagaagaaggaggacgAGAGAGTACTATTGATCTCTTGCTTGACCCAAGACTGTCACGCGTCGGTTGGACCAGACACGGTCGAGAAACTCGGAGAGCCAGTGAAGAAGATGTACGAGAGATACCTTCTAGCATCTTTTATGGAGAGCAACAAAGAAACAATCAAACGGTGTCCTGACTGCGACGACTACGCCATCAAGCGTCATGATGAGGTTCCATCAGAAGACTTTGATGTGGTGTGTTTGTGCGGTCACATATTCTGTTGGAATTGCCAGCTAGAGTCACACCGACCGGTGACTTGCAACAATGCTTCCCTTTGGTTGAATGAACTATTGTATAAATCAAGAAACCTTGCGCGGACCACTAAAAGGATCAAGCATTGTCCTGAATGCTACAGTCTTGTGGAAAATCATGATGGAGTATGGAAATGTACTGACTGCTCCGTTTCCCAACCAAGCAATGACTTGGCTCTAATACGTCACATGACACTATGGGAGACAAGTGATGCCGCATTGCAGAGATCTAAATGGGATCTTGAAGCCGTTGAGGAAAAAATCATGGATGCTAATTGTTTAAGAGAGCTAGACATGAAGGCTATAAGAGAAGCATGGATGCTAACTGTTCAATGCAGACTTGTGCTGAAATGGAGCTGCGTGTTTGGTTATTTCATAAGTGATTACCATATCGCCAAGAAGGAGTACCTTGATTACCTTCGGGAGAAAGCTACTGCAAATCTTTCTAAGCATAAAGAGACTCTACATAAGGTGACGGATGGAATCATCTCAGGTGGTGGAGGTATCATTGCCTTTAGGGAGAAGTTAGGAGACACAACAGAAACAACTGGCAACTACTTCCGTTTCTTTGTAAAGACTCTTGAAGATGGTTTGTGTGATGTTAAGGTTGATGCTTATGAGGATGTAACCACTGATTACTGGTTCTGCGATCGATGCACGTTCAAGAACGACTCCTTTGATCAAGAGTGTAGGATGTGTGTTTTCTCTTTCGAGTCTCCTCCTCATGTGGCTCTATGTAATGTGAACAGTAGTGCAAGTtcccatcaacaacaacaagtcACAAACGTGCCCAATAAgtga
- the LOC125581382 gene encoding ultraviolet-B receptor UVR8-like isoform X2, producing MLTRALGRVRISGSTIQRSKNHFTGVFDNSKLDTTIGASRGRRRLSSESGKRFAAMWGSGDYGRLGLGSLESRWRPAVCSALSDHSIRALACGGAHTLFLTETRRVFATGLNDCGQLGVSHVNTHALEPLEVSGIENDILHISAGYYHSAAITVDGELYMWGKNTSGQLGLGKNAARVVHVPTKVQALNGITIKSVALGSEHSVAVTDGGEVLSWGGGGSGRLGHGHESSFFGILKSKSEFTPRLIKELEGIKVKSVAAGLLHTGFGGVRNATTPSIISEVPYAEEVACGGYHTCVVTSGELYTWGSNENGCLGTESTYVSHSPVRVEGPFLESTVTHVSCGWKHTAAISDNKVFTWGWGGSHGTFSDDGHSSGGQLGHGSDVDYAIPAMVNLGKNVRAVHISCGFNHTGAVLEHF from the exons ATGTTGACTAGAGCCCTGGGACGAGTTCGAATCTCTGGATCGACGATTCAACGATCGAAGAATCATTTCACTGGAGTTTTCGATAATTCGAAATTGGATACGACGATTGGTGCTTCCCGTGGAAGAAGACGGTTGTCGAGCGAGAGCGGGAAACGATTTGCGGCGATGTGGGGGAGTGGAGATTACGGAAGGTTAGGGCTAGGGAGCTTGGAGTCTCGGTGGAGACCCGCCGTTTGCTCTGCGTTGAGTGATCACAGTATTAGAGCTCTCGCTTGCGGCGGAGCTCACACTCTTTTCCTCACCG AAACAAGGAGAGTCTTTGCGACAGGTCTTAATGATTGTGGCCAACTTGGTGTCTCACATGTTAACACTCATGCTTTG GAGCCGCTTGAAGTTTCTGGAATTGAAAATGATATACTGCACATCTCAGCTGGTTATTACCACTCTGCTGCTATCACAG TGGATGGGGAACTCTACATGTGGGGAAAGAATACTAGTGGACAGCTTGGACTTGGAAAAA ATGCTGCAAGAGTGGTTCATGTACCAACCAAAGTGCAGGCTCTGAATGGGATCACCATCAAATCAGTGGCTTTAGGATCAGAGCATTCAGTTGCTGTTACTG ATGGAGGTGAAGTCCTGAGTTGGGGTGGAGGAGGATCTGGAAGACTTGGCCACGGTCACGAGTCCAgtttttttggcatcttaaaaAGTAAAAG TGAGTTTACTCCAAGGCTTATCAAGGAACTTGAGGGGATTAAG GTTAAAAGCGTTGCTGCTGGTCTGCTGCATACA GGATTTGGAGGAGTAAGGAATGCTACAACACCATCTATTATCAGTGAAGTGCCATACGCAGAAGAAGTTGCATGTGGTGGTTACCACACATGTGTTGTCACAA GTGGGGAACTATACACTTGGGGTTCAAACGAAAATGGGTGCCTTGGCACAGA GTCAACATATGTCTCACACTCCCCTGTGAGAGTCGAAGGTCCTTTCTTGGAATCAACTGTAACTCATGTATCTTGTGGGTGGAAGCACACTGCAGCCATTTCag ATAACAAAGTCTTTACCTGGGGCTGGGGAGGTTCTCACGGCACTTTCTCTGATGACGGACACTCCTCCGGTGGACAACTG GGACATGGTAGCGATGTAGACTATGCGATACCAGCAATGGTGAACCTGGGAAAGAATGTAAGAGCAGTGCATATATCTTGTGGCTTTAATCATACAGGAGCAGTTCTCGAACATTTTTGA
- the LOC106396797 gene encoding uncharacterized protein LOC106396797, translated as MPHRTRPLTGLLLFTGINAVLVQTITPVYDFVCFLPYWERRRERIRKEREAVAASLNSNTSAHNATQASVG; from the exons atgCCACACAGAACAAGGCCTTTGACGGGACTCTTGCTTTTCACTGGAATCAACGCTGTTTTGGTGCAGACCATCACTCCTGTCTATGACTTCGTCTGCTTCTTGCCCTACTGGGAGAGAAGG AGAGAGCGAATCCGGAAGGAGCGTGAAGCGGTGGCTGCATCATTAAACAGCAACACCTCAGCACATAATGCTACTCAAGCATCTGTTGGTTGA
- the LOC106377686 gene encoding ATP synthase subunit beta-1, mitochondrial: MASRRVLSTLLRSSSGRSAAKFGSRNPRLPSPSPARRAAPFGDILGRVAEYSTSSPANSAAAAPAKDEGKKKSYDYGGKGAIGKVCQVIGAIVDVRFEDQEGLPPIMTSLEVQDHPTRLVLEVSHHLGQNVVRTIAMDGTEGLVRGRRVLNTGAPITVPVGRATLGRIMNVLGEPIDERGEIKTEHYLPIHRDAPALVDLATGQEILATGIKVVDLLAPYQRGGKIGLFGGAGVGKTVLIMELINNVAKAHGGFSVFAGVGERTREGNDLYREMIESGVIKLGEKQSESKCALVYGQMNEPPGARARVGLTGLTVAEYFRDAEGQDVLLFIDNIFRFTQANSEVSALLGRIPSAVGYQPTLASDLGALQERITTTKKGSITSVQAIYVPADDLTDPAPATTFAHLDATTVLSRQISELGIYPAVDPLDSTSRMLSPHILGEEHYNTARGVQKVLQNYKNLQDIIAILGMDELSEDDKLTVARARKIQRFLSQPFHVAEIFTGAPGKYVDLKENINSFQGLLDGKYDDLPEQSFYMVGGIDEVVAKAEKISKEAAA, from the exons ATGGCGTCTCGGAGAGTCTTATCAACGCTTCTCCGTTCATCCTCCGGCAGATCCGCCGCCAAATTCGGAAGCCGCAACCCTAGGCTCCCCTCTCCTTCCCCAGCTCGCCGCGCAGCTCCTTTCGGCGACATCCTCGGACGCGTCGCCGAGTACTCGACCTCTTCGCCGGCTAATTCAGCTGCGGCGGCTCCAGCTAAGGATgaggggaagaagaagagttaCGATTACGGCGGGAAAGGCGCGATCGGGAAGGTGTGCCAGGTGATCGGAGCCATTGTGGATGTGAGATTCGAAGATCAGGAAGGGTTGCCTCCGATCATGACGTCGCTCGAGGTGCAGGATCACCCCACGAGGCTGGTGCTTGAGGTGTCTCATCACTTGGGTCAGAATGTTGTGAGGACTATTGCTATGGATGGTACTGAGGGTCTCGTTCGTGGAAGGCGCGTGCTCAACACGGGAGCTCCGATCACT GTTCCTGTTGGGAGAGCTACTCTTGGACGTATTATGAATGTTCTTGGGGAACCTATTGATGAGAGAGGCGAGATTA AGACTGAGCACTACCTACCTATTCACAGAGATGCTCCAGCTTTGGTTGATCTAGCTACTGGGCAAGAGATCCTTGCCACTGGTATTAAG GTTGTTGATCTGCTTGCTCCTTACCAAAGAGGAGGAAAGATTGGGCTCTTTGGTGGTGCGGGTGTTGGGAAGACTGTGCTCATTATGGAACTCATTAACAATGTCGCCAAAGCTCATG GTGGTTTCTCCGTGTTTGCTGGTGTTGGAGAAAGAACCCGTGAAGGCAATGACTTGTACAGAGAAATGATTGAGAGTGGTGTCATCAAGCTAGGCGAGAAGCAg TCTGAGAGCAAATGTGCTCTTGTGTATGGACAAATGAACGAGCCCCCGGGTGCTCGTGCCCGTGTTGGACTTACTGGTTTGACCGTTGCCGAGTATTTCCGTGATGCTGAGGGCCAAGATGTGTTGCTTTTCATTGACAACATTTTCCGATTCACTCAG GCCAACTCTGAAGTCTCTGCTTTGCTTGGTCGTATCCCATCTGCTGTGGGTTACCAGCCAACTCTGGCTTCCGATCTTGGTGCTCTTCAAGAGCGAATCACAACCACCAAGAAAGGTTCCATCACCTCTGTCCAAGCCATCTATGTCCCTGCTGATGATTTGACAGATCCTGCTCCTGCCACAACCTTTGCTCATTTAGACGCCACAACTGTGTTGTCTAGACAG ATTTCCGAGCTCGGTATCTATCCTGCTGTGGATCCTCTGGATTCAACATCCCGTATGCTCTCGCCTCACATTCTGGGTGAGGAGCACTACAACACTGCTCGTGGTGTGCAGAAAGTGTTGCAGAACTACAAGAACTTGCAAGATATTATTGCCATTTTGGGAATGGATGAGCTAAGTGAAGATGACAAGCTGACTGTTGCCCGTGCCCGTAAGATCCAGAGATTCTTGAGTCAACCTTTCCATGTTGCTGAGATCTTCACCGGTGCCCCTGGAAAATACGTTGACCTTAAGGAAAACATCAACAGTTTCCAG GGTTTGCTTGATGGCAAGTACGATGATCTTCCTGAACAATCATTTTACATGGTTGGTGGCATTGACGAGGTGGTTGCGAAAGCAgagaagatctccaaggaggcAGCAGCTTAA
- the LOC125581382 gene encoding ultraviolet-B receptor UVR8-like isoform X1 — translation MLTRALGRVRISGSTIQRSKNHFTGVFDNSKLDTTIGASRGRRRLSSESGKRFAAMWGSGDYGRLGLGSLESRWRPAVCSALSDHSIRALACGGAHTLFLTETRRVFATGLNDCGQLGVSHVNTHALEPLEVSGIENDILHISAGYYHSAAITVDGELYMWGKNTSGQLGLGKNAARVVHVPTKVQALNGITIKSVALGSEHSVAVTDGGEVLSWGGGGSGRLGHGHESSFFGILKSKSEFTPRLIKELEGIKVKSVAAGLLHTGFGGVRNATTPSIISEVPYAEEVACGGYHTCVVTRGGELYTWGSNENGCLGTESTYVSHSPVRVEGPFLESTVTHVSCGWKHTAAISDNKVFTWGWGGSHGTFSDDGHSSGGQLGHGSDVDYAIPAMVNLGKNVRAVHISCGFNHTGAVLEHF, via the exons ATGTTGACTAGAGCCCTGGGACGAGTTCGAATCTCTGGATCGACGATTCAACGATCGAAGAATCATTTCACTGGAGTTTTCGATAATTCGAAATTGGATACGACGATTGGTGCTTCCCGTGGAAGAAGACGGTTGTCGAGCGAGAGCGGGAAACGATTTGCGGCGATGTGGGGGAGTGGAGATTACGGAAGGTTAGGGCTAGGGAGCTTGGAGTCTCGGTGGAGACCCGCCGTTTGCTCTGCGTTGAGTGATCACAGTATTAGAGCTCTCGCTTGCGGCGGAGCTCACACTCTTTTCCTCACCG AAACAAGGAGAGTCTTTGCGACAGGTCTTAATGATTGTGGCCAACTTGGTGTCTCACATGTTAACACTCATGCTTTG GAGCCGCTTGAAGTTTCTGGAATTGAAAATGATATACTGCACATCTCAGCTGGTTATTACCACTCTGCTGCTATCACAG TGGATGGGGAACTCTACATGTGGGGAAAGAATACTAGTGGACAGCTTGGACTTGGAAAAA ATGCTGCAAGAGTGGTTCATGTACCAACCAAAGTGCAGGCTCTGAATGGGATCACCATCAAATCAGTGGCTTTAGGATCAGAGCATTCAGTTGCTGTTACTG ATGGAGGTGAAGTCCTGAGTTGGGGTGGAGGAGGATCTGGAAGACTTGGCCACGGTCACGAGTCCAgtttttttggcatcttaaaaAGTAAAAG TGAGTTTACTCCAAGGCTTATCAAGGAACTTGAGGGGATTAAG GTTAAAAGCGTTGCTGCTGGTCTGCTGCATACA GGATTTGGAGGAGTAAGGAATGCTACAACACCATCTATTATCAGTGAAGTGCCATACGCAGAAGAAGTTGCATGTGGTGGTTACCACACATGTGTTGTCACAA GAGGTGGGGAACTATACACTTGGGGTTCAAACGAAAATGGGTGCCTTGGCACAGA GTCAACATATGTCTCACACTCCCCTGTGAGAGTCGAAGGTCCTTTCTTGGAATCAACTGTAACTCATGTATCTTGTGGGTGGAAGCACACTGCAGCCATTTCag ATAACAAAGTCTTTACCTGGGGCTGGGGAGGTTCTCACGGCACTTTCTCTGATGACGGACACTCCTCCGGTGGACAACTG GGACATGGTAGCGATGTAGACTATGCGATACCAGCAATGGTGAACCTGGGAAAGAATGTAAGAGCAGTGCATATATCTTGTGGCTTTAATCATACAGGAGCAGTTCTCGAACATTTTTGA
- the LOC106396474 gene encoding protein ATAF2-like (The RefSeq protein has 2 substitutions compared to this genomic sequence) has product MKAGLNLPAGFRFHPTDEELVQFYLCRKCASEEISAPVIAEIDLYKFNPWELPEMSLYGEKEWYFFSPRDRKYPNGSRPNRAAGTGYWKATGADKPIGKPKTLGIKKALVFYAGKAPKGIKTNWIMHEYRLANVDRSASVNKKNNLRLDDWVLCRIYNKKGTMEKYYPADEKPMTVTAASSPFDASDSTYPTLQEDDSSSSGGRVVSPDAREVQSEPKWGEFENAFDASMFGGGSMDLLQSEDFVPQFLYQPSYDFNSWQEDPPEQKPFLNWSFAPQG; this is encoded by the exons atgaaagcagGGCTAAACTTACCAGCAGGATTCCGATTCCACCCAACGGACGAAGAGCTTGTGCAATTCTACCTTTGCCGGAAATGCGCATCGGAGGAGATCTCTGCTCCGGTCATCGCCGAAATCGATCTCTACAAGTTCAACCCTTGGGAGCTTCCTG AGATGTCTCTGTACGGAGAGAAAGAGTGGTACTTCTTCTCGCCACGAGACCGGAAATACCCAAACGGTTCGCGTCCTAACCGGGCGGCGGGAACCGGTTATTGGAAAGCCACCGGAGCTGATAAACCGATCGGTAAACCGAAGACGCTGGGTATTAAGAAAGCGCTCGTGTTCTACGCTGGGAAAGCTCCCAAAGGGATTAAGACGAACTGGATCATGCACGAGTATCGTCTCGCTAATGTTGACAGATCAGCTTCTGTTAACAAAAAGAACAACCTTCGA cTTGATGATTGGGTGTTATGTCGAATCTACAACAAGAAAGGGACCATGGAGAAGTACTACCCTGCTGATGAGAAACCGATGACCATGACGGCGGCTTCATCGCCTTTCGATGCGTCGGACTCGACTTACCCGACGTTGCAAGAGGATGACTCGAGCAGCTCGGGGGGTCGCGTGGTGTCGCCGGATGCGAGGGAGGTTCAGAGCGAGCCTAAATGGGGGGAGTTTGAGAATGCTTTTGATGCTTCCATGTTCGGTGGTGGCTCCATGGATTTGCTGCAGAGTGAAGATTTTGTGCCTCAGTTCTTGTACCAGCCTTCTTATGAGTTCAACTCCTGGCAGGAGGACCCGCCGGAGCAGAAACCGTTCTTGAATTGGAGTTTTGCTCCACAGGGGTGA